The following coding sequences are from one Seonamhaeicola sp. ML3 window:
- a CDS encoding putative signal transducing protein, whose product MTDSNYTKVFTGSSIVVQRLNIELQNINITPVIKDETESARLAGFGGGIIPGFQEVYVHNDELEKALTIVEAFNSELQD is encoded by the coding sequence ATGACGGATTCTAACTATACAAAGGTTTTTACTGGAAGCTCCATTGTAGTACAACGTCTTAACATTGAGCTTCAAAACATTAATATCACTCCTGTAATTAAAGATGAAACAGAATCGGCTAGATTAGCAGGTTTTGGCGGCGGTATTATTCCTGGGTTTCAAGAAGTCTATGTTCACAACGATGAACTTGAAAAAGCTTTAACCATTGTCGAAGCATTTAATTCTGAACTTCAGGATTAA
- a CDS encoding phosphatase PAP2 family protein, with protein MNIGLSFGQQVKTKGKDSIQVGALFKHDIKSIIKSTGHAFSRPVHWKGNDFIKLGGLLGGTIALSAADDEINSFFSRQREDFPSLVRDIGWYMGSPQNYFMANAGLYGFGLLTKNEQIRRTSVLIISSTITTGVITSLLKTGVGRARPDMGLGNWGFEPFSSEGGFHSFPSGHSSLSITMAHAIAKQFDNTWVKIGIYSIGAIPPVSRLVDNAHWITDIAFSTALSIIVVDSIDKFLSKKELYSDRPTKPNKISWNISFSTNKIGFTGTF; from the coding sequence GTGAATATTGGCTTAAGTTTTGGACAACAAGTTAAAACCAAGGGAAAAGACTCAATACAGGTTGGAGCACTTTTTAAGCATGATATAAAGTCGATAATAAAAAGTACAGGACATGCCTTTTCAAGGCCAGTACATTGGAAAGGTAACGATTTTATAAAATTAGGAGGTTTACTTGGAGGCACCATAGCATTGTCTGCCGCAGACGATGAAATCAATTCTTTTTTTTCCAGACAACGGGAAGACTTCCCCAGTTTAGTTAGGGACATAGGTTGGTATATGGGAAGTCCGCAAAACTATTTTATGGCCAACGCTGGTCTCTATGGTTTTGGTTTGTTAACTAAAAACGAGCAAATACGCCGTACCAGTGTTTTAATTATTTCTTCTACAATTACAACAGGAGTTATTACTTCTTTATTAAAAACTGGTGTTGGTCGTGCCAGGCCTGATATGGGATTGGGTAATTGGGGCTTTGAACCCTTTTCTAGTGAAGGTGGTTTCCACTCCTTCCCTTCTGGACATTCATCGCTTTCTATTACTATGGCACATGCCATTGCCAAACAGTTTGATAATACATGGGTGAAAATTGGAATTTATAGCATTGGCGCTATTCCACCGGTAAGTAGATTGGTAGACAACGCCCACTGGATTACAGACATTGCTTTTAGCACAGCACTAAGCATCATAGTTGTAGATAGTATTGATAAGTTCCTTAGTAAAAAAGAATTATATTCTGATAGACCTACCAAACCAAACAAGATTTCTTGGAATATCTCTTTTAGTACTAATAAAATAGGATTTACCGGTACTTTTTAA
- the pheT gene encoding phenylalanine--tRNA ligase subunit beta, which translates to MKISYNWLKQFIKIDWSPEKAGELLTDLGLEVEGIETYQSVKGGLEGVVVGEVLTCEKHPNADKLKVTTVTIGDSEPLQIVCGAPNVAAGQKVPVATIGTTLYTEEGESWKIKKGKIRGEESFGMICAEDELGLGKSHDGIMVLDEDLKVGTPCAEIFDIENDHIFEIGLTPNRADAMSHLGTARDLKAGLLQKDVKLELITPSVSAFRVDNRMLKMDVEIINKELAPRYCGVTISGLKVKASPNWLQNRLKAIGLAPINNVVDATNYVLHELGQPLHAFDAVKISGNKVEVKTLEKGTKFTTLDGVERELHEDDLMICDAEKPMCIAGVFGGEHSGVTESTTSIFLESAYFNPVSIRKSAKRHGLNTDASFRFERGIDPNITEYALKRAALLIQELAGGEITSEITDIYPNKIEDFQVRLSFENAKKLIGEEIPRETIKSILTSLEIKVNNVTEAGLGLTVPAYRNDVQREADVIEEILRVYGYNNIGTTKKLNASISSTSKFDDYRIQNVVGDQLVSQGFFEIMANSLTTAKYTQLTEQLNDEHNVSILNHLSSDLGVMRQSLLFSGLEAVSYNINRKRDNLKLFEFGKTYHQYGDNREEFKHLSVFVTGNRSEVRWTNTTQQSDFFFLKGTITAILDRLGLSRYNVSPVKSDIFSEGVSLSLGKHKLVDFGLVNKKILKQFGISQNVLYADFHWDTVLDLVKHNKVKFTDIPKYPAVRRDFALLLDESVTFEAIDKIASQTEKKLLKDVDLFDVYQGKNLPNGKKSYAISFTLQDENKTLNDKQIDKIMSKLQENFEKQLGAELR; encoded by the coding sequence ATGAAGATTTCATATAATTGGTTAAAGCAATTCATTAAGATAGATTGGTCTCCCGAAAAAGCTGGGGAATTACTAACAGATTTGGGACTTGAGGTAGAAGGAATTGAAACATACCAATCGGTTAAAGGTGGTTTAGAAGGCGTAGTAGTTGGTGAGGTTTTAACCTGCGAAAAACACCCAAATGCTGACAAATTAAAGGTTACAACAGTTACTATTGGTGATAGCGAACCGTTACAAATCGTTTGTGGAGCACCAAATGTAGCTGCAGGACAAAAAGTTCCTGTAGCTACAATTGGAACGACTTTATATACAGAAGAAGGCGAAAGCTGGAAAATCAAGAAAGGAAAAATTCGAGGTGAGGAAAGTTTCGGAATGATTTGTGCCGAAGATGAATTAGGTCTTGGAAAATCCCATGATGGCATTATGGTTTTAGATGAAGACTTAAAAGTAGGTACACCTTGTGCTGAAATCTTCGATATTGAAAACGACCATATCTTTGAAATTGGATTGACCCCTAACAGAGCCGACGCTATGAGCCATTTAGGAACAGCAAGGGACTTAAAAGCTGGCTTGTTACAGAAAGATGTTAAGTTAGAATTAATTACACCATCGGTTAGTGCATTTAGAGTTGACAACCGTATGCTAAAGATGGATGTAGAGATTATCAATAAAGAATTAGCGCCGAGATATTGTGGTGTAACAATTTCAGGATTAAAGGTTAAAGCATCTCCTAATTGGTTACAGAATCGATTAAAAGCTATCGGACTAGCACCAATAAACAATGTGGTAGACGCGACAAACTATGTACTTCATGAATTAGGTCAGCCATTACATGCCTTCGATGCGGTTAAAATTTCGGGTAATAAAGTAGAAGTTAAAACATTAGAAAAAGGCACCAAATTCACAACATTAGATGGAGTTGAACGTGAGTTACATGAAGATGATTTAATGATATGTGATGCTGAAAAACCAATGTGTATTGCTGGCGTTTTTGGAGGCGAACATTCTGGAGTAACAGAAAGCACCACAAGTATTTTCTTGGAAAGTGCCTATTTTAATCCTGTATCTATACGAAAATCTGCTAAACGTCACGGTCTAAATACCGATGCATCATTCCGCTTTGAACGTGGTATCGATCCTAACATTACAGAATACGCCTTAAAGCGTGCCGCATTATTAATTCAAGAATTAGCAGGTGGAGAAATCACCAGTGAAATCACAGATATTTACCCGAACAAAATTGAGGACTTTCAAGTTCGATTGAGTTTTGAAAATGCCAAAAAATTAATTGGCGAGGAAATCCCAAGAGAAACGATTAAAAGTATATTAACCTCACTTGAAATTAAAGTAAATAATGTTACCGAAGCTGGTTTGGGGTTAACCGTCCCCGCCTACAGAAACGATGTGCAGCGCGAAGCCGACGTTATAGAGGAAATACTCCGTGTTTATGGCTATAACAACATAGGCACCACAAAAAAGTTAAACGCTTCTATTTCTAGCACTTCAAAGTTTGACGATTACAGAATACAAAATGTAGTAGGAGACCAACTCGTGTCTCAAGGATTTTTCGAAATTATGGCTAACTCCCTAACTACGGCAAAATACACCCAATTAACGGAGCAGTTAAACGACGAACACAATGTTAGTATCCTTAACCATTTAAGTTCAGATTTGGGTGTTATGCGCCAAAGTTTGTTGTTTTCTGGACTCGAAGCTGTTAGCTATAATATTAACAGAAAGAGAGATAATTTAAAGTTGTTCGAATTTGGTAAAACGTATCACCAATACGGAGATAATAGAGAAGAATTTAAGCATCTTTCGGTATTTGTAACCGGTAATCGCTCTGAAGTACGTTGGACTAACACTACTCAACAAAGTGATTTCTTCTTCTTGAAAGGAACCATTACTGCAATTTTAGACCGCCTTGGCTTATCCAGATATAATGTATCTCCTGTTAAAAGTGACATCTTTAGCGAAGGCGTTAGTTTGTCTCTAGGAAAACATAAGCTAGTAGATTTTGGACTCGTAAACAAAAAGATACTAAAGCAGTTTGGCATTTCTCAAAATGTACTATACGCCGATTTTCATTGGGATACAGTTTTAGACCTGGTTAAGCATAACAAAGTTAAATTTACCGATATTCCAAAATACCCAGCGGTTCGCAGGGACTTTGCATTGTTATTGGATGAGTCTGTTACTTTTGAAGCCATTGACAAAATAGCATCGCAAACCGAAAAGAAATTACTAAAGGATGTTGATTTATTCGATGTATACCAAGGTAAAAACTTGCCAAACGGCAAGAAGAGTTACGCTATAAGTTTCACGTTACAGGATGAAAATAAAACCCTTAACGATAAGCAAATAGATAAAATTATGAGCAAGCTTCAAGAAAACTTTGAAAAACAACTTGGTGCCGAATTACGTTAA
- a CDS encoding DUF202 domain-containing protein, translated as MSKTPNLITRDWLAIERTKLANERTFLAYFRTFIVFLGTGITIIKLEFFSDLKSFGIILLIISPVILIIGLMRLIYVKRSIKKHYKI; from the coding sequence ATGAGCAAAACACCAAACCTAATAACCAGAGACTGGCTGGCAATAGAACGCACGAAATTAGCCAACGAAAGAACATTTCTAGCCTACTTTAGAACGTTTATTGTATTTCTTGGAACCGGAATAACTATTATAAAGTTAGAATTTTTCTCAGACCTTAAATCTTTTGGTATTATACTACTAATTATTTCGCCCGTAATTTTAATCATAGGTTTAATGCGATTAATCTACGTTAAACGCAGCATCAAAAAACATTACAAAATATAG
- a CDS encoding thiamine pyrophosphate-dependent enzyme, producing MQSIPDLKNISFEDFKAEVIKDYKIAFKSRECSLMGRREVLTGKAKFGIFGDGKEVPQLAMAKAFQLGDWRSGYYRDQTFMMAIGELTAEQFFSGLYANTNLKHEPMSAGRQMGGHFVTHSLDENGNWKDLTKQYNSSADISCTAGQMPRLLGLAQASKIYRELKDIKSTNFSVNGDEVAWGTIGNASTSEGLFFETINAAGVLQVPMVISIWDDEYGISVHAKHQTTKENISEVLKGFQRDNDNEGLEILRVKGWDYANLVETFQEAGDIARKEHVPVLIHVVELTQPQGHSTSGSHERYKNAERLEWERQHDCNAKMRAWIIESGITTNEELVEIERTIKREVREAKKTAWDTFLRPILREKTDLVSLLTQLANKSENGVFITKIKEQVAANDEPTRKDLLSSARKALRYTISHNSNEKEKLSQWIDTIFNKMQPRFSSHLYSETAHGNTRIGAVEPTYNDDAELVDGRIILRDNFEAIFSNYPEALVFGEDTGNIGDVNQGLEGLQSKFGELRIADTGIREPSIIGQGIGMALRGLRPIAEIQYLDYILYAMQTISDDLATTHYRTKGKQKVPLIIRTRGHRLEGIWHSGSQMGGILHLCRGINLLVPRNMTKAAGFYNTLLQGDDPAIVVECLNGYRLKEKMPNNLGHLKTPIGVVETVKEGTDITLVSYGSTLRIVEKVAKELLTVGIDAEIIDVQSLLPFDLNHDIVKSIEKTNRVMIIDEDVPGGASAYILDEILSNQKAFQFLDSEPKTLTAKAHRPAYGDDGDYFSKPSAEDIFEAVYNVMHEASPVDYPKFR from the coding sequence ATGCAAAGTATTCCCGATTTAAAAAACATCTCATTCGAAGATTTTAAAGCAGAAGTAATTAAAGATTACAAAATTGCATTTAAAAGTAGAGAATGTAGTTTAATGGGAAGACGCGAAGTACTCACGGGCAAAGCTAAATTCGGTATTTTTGGTGATGGTAAAGAAGTACCACAGCTAGCCATGGCTAAGGCGTTCCAACTGGGAGATTGGCGTTCGGGATATTACCGAGACCAAACCTTTATGATGGCTATTGGGGAACTTACAGCAGAACAATTCTTTTCTGGACTGTATGCCAACACAAATCTTAAACACGAACCCATGTCTGCTGGGCGGCAAATGGGTGGCCATTTTGTAACACATAGTTTAGATGAAAATGGCAACTGGAAAGATTTAACCAAACAATACAACTCGAGCGCAGATATTTCATGTACAGCAGGACAAATGCCTCGCCTTTTAGGATTGGCACAAGCCTCTAAAATATACAGGGAATTAAAAGACATAAAGTCTACCAACTTCTCGGTTAATGGAGATGAGGTAGCTTGGGGAACCATAGGTAACGCGAGTACAAGTGAAGGGCTTTTCTTTGAAACAATAAACGCCGCAGGTGTATTACAAGTTCCTATGGTAATTAGTATTTGGGATGACGAATACGGTATATCCGTTCATGCCAAGCACCAAACCACTAAGGAAAATATTTCGGAGGTTCTTAAAGGCTTCCAAAGAGATAACGACAATGAAGGCCTGGAAATTTTACGAGTTAAAGGTTGGGATTATGCCAATTTGGTCGAAACTTTTCAAGAAGCCGGTGACATTGCACGAAAAGAGCATGTCCCAGTACTAATACATGTTGTAGAACTCACGCAGCCACAAGGCCACTCTACCTCTGGTTCTCATGAACGCTACAAAAACGCCGAGCGCCTAGAGTGGGAAAGACAACATGATTGTAATGCTAAAATGCGTGCTTGGATTATTGAAAGTGGCATTACAACAAACGAAGAGCTTGTAGAAATAGAACGCACCATAAAGAGAGAAGTTAGAGAAGCTAAAAAAACAGCGTGGGACACTTTTTTAAGACCTATATTACGTGAAAAAACAGATTTAGTTTCCCTACTTACCCAACTTGCTAATAAATCTGAAAACGGTGTTTTTATCACCAAAATCAAAGAGCAGGTTGCTGCTAATGATGAGCCAACAAGGAAAGATTTACTTTCCAGTGCTAGAAAAGCACTAAGATATACCATTAGTCATAATAGCAACGAAAAAGAAAAACTATCCCAATGGATAGATACTATTTTCAATAAAATGCAACCAAGGTTTAGTTCGCATTTATATTCAGAAACTGCACATGGAAACACCCGCATTGGTGCGGTAGAACCAACATATAATGATGATGCAGAGCTTGTTGATGGAAGAATAATCCTAAGGGATAATTTTGAAGCTATATTCAGTAATTACCCCGAAGCACTTGTTTTTGGTGAGGATACTGGAAATATAGGTGATGTAAACCAAGGTTTAGAAGGCTTACAATCTAAATTTGGAGAATTAAGAATTGCCGATACAGGAATTAGAGAACCCTCAATTATAGGTCAGGGCATTGGTATGGCACTTCGTGGTCTTAGGCCAATTGCAGAAATTCAGTATTTAGACTACATACTGTATGCCATGCAAACTATAAGCGATGATTTAGCTACTACGCACTACAGAACCAAAGGAAAACAAAAAGTTCCTTTAATTATACGAACCAGAGGCCATAGGCTCGAAGGTATTTGGCACTCGGGGTCACAGATGGGAGGCATACTGCACTTATGTCGTGGCATAAACCTGTTGGTACCTAGAAATATGACAAAAGCTGCAGGTTTCTACAATACGCTATTACAAGGAGACGACCCTGCCATAGTTGTAGAGTGTTTGAATGGCTACAGACTAAAAGAAAAAATGCCTAATAATCTTGGCCATTTAAAAACGCCGATAGGGGTTGTAGAAACCGTTAAAGAAGGAACAGACATAACCTTGGTATCCTATGGATCAACACTAAGAATTGTTGAAAAAGTTGCCAAAGAACTTTTAACTGTGGGTATCGATGCAGAAATTATCGATGTTCAATCCTTGCTTCCTTTCGATTTAAACCATGACATCGTAAAAAGTATTGAAAAAACAAACAGAGTCATGATTATTGATGAAGATGTGCCAGGAGGTGCATCGGCATATATACTAGATGAAATTTTAAGTAACCAAAAAGCATTTCAATTTTTAGATAGTGAACCTAAAACACTTACTGCTAAAGCACATAGACCTGCCTATGGTGATGATGGTGACTATTTTTCAAAACCATCGGCTGAGGATATATTCGAAGCTGTTTACAACGTTATGCATGAAGCTAGTCCTGTAGACTATCCAAAATTCAGATGA
- a CDS encoding metalloprotease — MNIRYLNLLICFLACLWSFGQNKIDLSADFNIQGKKISISQTIRYQNTSNDTLKTIYLNNWANSFSTKSTPLAERIAEEFNNNFHLAKNEDRGYSIVTSMKQDNEDIFYCELEKHPDVIKVELKEPLKPGEYYEISLKNIVQIPSSKFTRYGITDDGNLDLRYWFITPAVNNGEWQYYSNKDLDDLFIPKLDLNLEINYPNGYYLTSSLDSENIIQNIKNQHIRLYGKNRVCNKLFLRKTKDFNTIENSDLSLVSSVKDGGLEVIDKVLITEKVLDFIKQNIGAYPHKKLLITQIDYEKDPVYGLNFLPKFIKPYPNHFQYELKVLKLALHNYLENTLLVNPRKEQWLLDAAQIFYAMKYVDYHYPDMKFLGSIANIWGVRSFHIADMKFNDKYILAFMLMARTNRDQPLTMSKDSLLKFNANIANKYKAGVGLRYLDDFVNQDVVEHSLSSFIKDHKLKQTSSKAFETFIKSQTKKDIDWFFTDYLGTRKKIDFKISKVSKTTDSITLTIKNKRDNTMPVSLYTLLDDSIISKRWIENISDSKTFTIPRDSANKLVLNYNKVIPEINIRDNWKSLKGFFFNNKPLQFRLFQDIEDPHYNQVFFMPVAEFNNIYDGLTLGARVYNKTVLRRLLNYKIEPQYALKSKSLTGSAAISKIHYFENSNLYYLNYGISGSYSSYAEDLFVRKIIPSLTFLFRESNDLRSNKRKALVFRYIDINRDKDENNIFTSTEPNYSVFNARYTHSNDNLIDFTKWSTDFQLGKNFSKIAFNYEYRKLFESNRQINLRLFTGAFLKNNTDLDTNFFSFALDRPTDYLFDFAYLGRSEDSGIYSQQFIAAEGGFKSKLETPFANQWISTLNLSTSIWRYILAYGDIGVVKNKFDSAKFVYDSGIRLNLVTDYFEIYFPIYSSLGWEIGQPNYDQKIRFKFTVDPQVLLGLFRRRWF; from the coding sequence TTGAATATCCGATACTTAAATTTACTTATTTGCTTTTTAGCTTGTTTGTGGAGCTTTGGTCAAAATAAAATTGACCTCAGTGCGGATTTTAACATTCAGGGAAAAAAAATATCAATATCTCAAACCATTCGATATCAAAACACTTCGAATGACACCCTAAAAACCATTTACCTTAATAACTGGGCAAATAGTTTTTCTACAAAGAGCACTCCGTTAGCCGAAAGAATAGCAGAAGAGTTTAACAACAATTTTCATTTAGCAAAAAATGAAGACCGTGGTTATTCTATCGTTACTTCTATGAAACAAGATAACGAAGATATTTTTTATTGTGAACTTGAAAAGCATCCAGATGTTATTAAGGTAGAATTAAAAGAACCTCTTAAACCAGGTGAGTATTACGAAATCTCTTTAAAGAACATTGTACAAATTCCAAGTTCTAAATTTACGCGTTATGGAATAACTGATGATGGTAATTTAGATTTAAGATATTGGTTTATAACACCTGCTGTAAATAATGGAGAATGGCAATATTACAGCAATAAGGATTTAGATGATTTATTTATACCAAAACTAGATCTAAATTTAGAAATAAATTATCCTAATGGTTATTATTTAACCTCGAGTCTTGATTCAGAAAATATCATTCAAAATATTAAAAATCAACATATTAGACTTTATGGTAAAAATAGAGTTTGTAATAAACTTTTTTTAAGAAAGACCAAAGACTTCAATACTATAGAAAACAGTGATTTATCTTTAGTGTCGAGCGTTAAAGATGGTGGTCTAGAGGTTATTGATAAAGTACTAATAACCGAAAAGGTTTTAGATTTTATTAAACAAAATATAGGGGCGTATCCACACAAAAAATTATTGATTACTCAAATTGATTATGAAAAAGACCCCGTTTATGGACTAAACTTTCTTCCAAAATTTATTAAGCCCTACCCCAATCATTTTCAATATGAATTAAAGGTATTGAAACTAGCACTTCACAATTACCTTGAAAACACATTATTGGTCAACCCTAGAAAGGAACAATGGCTATTGGATGCTGCTCAAATTTTCTACGCCATGAAATATGTAGATTACCACTATCCAGACATGAAGTTTTTGGGTTCCATTGCCAATATTTGGGGGGTTAGATCCTTTCATATTGCTGATATGAAATTTAACGACAAATATATCTTGGCATTTATGCTTATGGCTAGGACCAACAGAGACCAGCCACTAACAATGTCAAAAGATTCACTTTTAAAATTCAATGCCAATATTGCTAACAAATACAAGGCCGGAGTAGGCTTAAGATATCTAGACGATTTCGTGAACCAGGATGTGGTAGAGCATAGCCTATCTAGTTTTATTAAAGACCACAAATTAAAACAGACCAGCTCAAAAGCATTTGAAACGTTTATAAAGTCCCAAACAAAAAAAGATATCGATTGGTTCTTCACCGATTATCTTGGAACAAGAAAAAAAATTGATTTCAAAATATCCAAGGTTTCAAAAACAACAGATTCAATAACCCTAACCATAAAGAACAAGCGAGATAATACAATGCCTGTTTCTTTATATACACTTTTAGACGATAGTATAATATCAAAACGTTGGATCGAAAATATAAGCGATAGTAAAACATTTACTATACCCCGGGATAGTGCCAACAAATTGGTACTTAATTACAACAAAGTTATACCGGAAATAAACATAAGAGACAACTGGAAATCCCTAAAAGGCTTTTTCTTTAATAACAAACCGCTTCAATTTAGACTGTTTCAGGATATAGAAGACCCGCATTACAACCAGGTTTTTTTCATGCCTGTGGCAGAATTCAACAATATTTATGATGGGCTCACCTTAGGAGCCAGAGTTTATAACAAAACTGTACTAAGAAGGCTTTTAAACTATAAAATTGAACCCCAATACGCCTTAAAGTCAAAATCCTTGACCGGTTCAGCAGCCATTTCCAAAATACATTACTTCGAAAATTCTAACCTGTACTATTTAAATTACGGCATTTCTGGAAGTTATTCGTCTTATGCCGAAGATCTTTTCGTTAGAAAAATAATCCCATCACTTACGTTTTTATTCAGGGAGAGCAACGATTTAAGATCAAATAAAAGAAAAGCTTTAGTATTTAGATATATAGACATCAATAGGGATAAAGATGAAAATAATATTTTCACATCTACAGAACCTAATTATAGTGTGTTTAATGCCCGTTATACCCATTCTAATGATAATTTGATAGATTTCACCAAGTGGTCTACAGATTTTCAGCTTGGAAAAAACTTCAGTAAAATAGCCTTCAATTATGAATACAGGAAGCTTTTTGAGAGTAATAGACAAATAAATTTACGTTTGTTTACAGGTGCTTTCCTGAAAAACAACACCGATTTAGACACTAATTTTTTCAGCTTCGCTCTTGATCGCCCTACCGATTACTTATTTGATTTTGCCTACTTGGGTAGGTCTGAAGACTCTGGAATTTATAGTCAACAATTCATAGCTGCCGAAGGTGGTTTTAAATCAAAACTAGAAACCCCATTTGCAAACCAATGGATATCTACTTTAAATCTGAGCACATCCATATGGAGGTATATATTGGCTTATGGGGATATAGGTGTTGTTAAAAACAAATTTGACTCTGCTAAATTCGTATACGATTCCGGTATAAGGTTAAATCTAGTAACCGATTATTTTGAGATTTACTTCCCGATTTATTCAAGTCTTGGATGGGAAATAGGGCAACCCAACTATGATCAAAAGATTAGATTTAAATTCACTGTAGACCCACAGGTTTTGCTGGGTCTTTTCAGAAGAAGGTGGTTTTAA
- a CDS encoding TIGR00730 family Rossman fold protein, producing MRKELRHKGWNEIKTNDSWAIFKIMGEFVNGFESMSKIGPCVSVFGSARTKPDHKYYKLTVDVAEKIVEAGYGVITGGGPGIMEAGNKGAHLAGGTSVGLNIELPFEQHDNPYIDHDKNLDFDYFFVRKVMFVKYSQGFVVMPGGFGTLDEFFEALTLIQTHKIGKFPIILVGTDFWKGLMDWIKSTLLDTFGNISPKDLDLVHLVDTPEEVTQILDKFYEQSQLTPNF from the coding sequence ATGAGAAAAGAATTGCGACACAAAGGTTGGAACGAAATCAAAACAAACGATTCTTGGGCTATCTTTAAAATAATGGGAGAATTTGTAAATGGTTTTGAAAGCATGAGCAAGATTGGTCCTTGCGTATCAGTTTTTGGTTCGGCCAGAACAAAACCAGACCATAAATACTACAAACTAACCGTTGATGTTGCAGAAAAAATTGTTGAAGCCGGTTACGGCGTCATAACTGGTGGTGGACCAGGAATTATGGAAGCAGGAAATAAAGGGGCTCATTTAGCAGGTGGTACTTCTGTTGGATTGAATATTGAATTGCCTTTTGAACAGCACGACAATCCTTATATAGACCATGATAAAAATTTAGATTTCGATTATTTCTTTGTCCGTAAAGTCATGTTTGTTAAATATTCTCAAGGTTTTGTAGTAATGCCCGGAGGTTTTGGTACACTAGATGAGTTCTTCGAAGCACTTACACTCATTCAGACACATAAAATTGGTAAATTCCCAATCATTTTAGTCGGCACCGATTTTTGGAAAGGTTTAATGGATTGGATTAAGAGTACCTTGCTGGATACCTTTGGAAATATAAGCCCAAAAGATTTAGACCTTGTCCACTTAGTAGACACACCAGAAGAAGTTACTCAAATTTTAGATAAATTCTACGAACAATCACAACTAACCCCTAATTTTTAG